The following proteins come from a genomic window of Anopheles ziemanni chromosome 3, idAnoZiCoDA_A2_x.2, whole genome shotgun sequence:
- the LOC131288061 gene encoding dihydrolipoyl dehydrogenase, mitochondrial, with protein MQSNIRYLVNVAVKGNASLRNHGAVLGAMYGRFYSTTHDADLVVIGSGPGGYVAAIKAAQLGMKTVCIEKNDTLGGTCLNVGCIPSKALLNNSHYYHMAHSGDLASRGILVENVRLDLEALMGQKSKAVKALTGGIAQLFKKNKVTHINGFGTITGPNSVVAKKADGSEETVNTKNILIATGSEVTPFPGIEVDEETIVSSTGALKLKEVPRRLGLIGAGVIGLELGSVWGRLGAEVIAIEFLSTIGGVGIDQEVSKNFQKILTKQGMKFMLGTKVISASKSGSGVTVTVESVKDGSQQNLEFDVLLVCVGRRPYTEGLGLENVGIVKDDRGRIPVNGQFQTIVPSVHAIGDCIHGPMLAHKAEDEGIVCVEGMLGGHVHIDYNCVPSVVYTHPEVAWVGKNEEELKAEGVAYNVGKFPFAANSRAKTNNETDGFVKVLADKQTDRVLGVHIIGPAAGELINESVLAMEYGASAEDVARVCHAHPTCAEALREAHTAASFGKPINF; from the exons ATGCAGTCCAACATTCGATATTTGGTTAACGTTGCCGTCAAG GGCAATGCAAGCCTCCGAAACCATGGCGCAGTCCTGGGAGCTATGTATGGACGGTTCTACTCGACGACACATGATGCCGACCTGGTGGTGATCGGTTCGGGCCCGGGCGGATATGTTGCAGCGATCAAAGCAGCCCAGCTTGGAATGAAG ACCGTGTGCATCGAAAAGAATGACACTCTCGGCGGAACCTGCCTGAACGTGGGCTGCATTCCATCGAAAGCCCTGCTGAACAACTCACACTACTACCATATGGCCCACTCGGGTGATCTGGCCTCCCGAGGCATTCTGGTGGAGAATGTGCGCCTGGACCTGGAAGCCCTGATGGGTCAGAAATCGAAGGCGGTCAAAGCACTCACCGGCGGAATCGCGCAGCTGTTCAAGAAGAACAAGGTGACACACATCAATGGATTCGGTACGATCACCGGACCGAACTCGGTCGTCGCGAAAAAGGCGGACGGTAGCGAGGAGACGGTCAACACGAAGAACATTCTCATCGCCACCGGCTCGGAGGTGACACCGTTCCCGGGCATCGAGGTCGACGAGGAAACGATCGTGTCGTCCACTGGTGCGTTGAAGCTGAAGGAAGTGCCTCGCCGTCTCGGTTTGATCGGAGCCGGCGTGATCGGACTGGAGCTCGGTTCGGTCTGGGGACGGCTCGGTGCCGAGGTGATTGCCATCGAGTTCCTCAGCACGATCGGTGGTGTCGGTATCGATCAGGAGGTGTCCAAGAATTTCCAGAAGATTCTCACCAAGCAGGGAATGAAGTTTATGCTCGGCACGAAGGTTATTAGCGCGTCAAAGAGCGGCAGCGGTGTTACGGTGACCGTGGAGAGCGTAAAGGATGGTTCGCAGCAAAACCTGGAGTTTGATGTGCTGCTCGTCTGCGTCGGACGTCGTCCGTACACGGAGGGACTCGGCCTGGAGAACGTTGGTATCGTGAAGGACGATCGGGGTCGCATTCCGGTCAACGGCCAGTTCCAGACGATCGTACCGAGCGTGCACGCCATCGGTGATTGCATCCATGGACCGATGTTGGCACACAAGGCGGAAGATGAGGGCATTGTGTGCGTCGAGGGTATGCTCGGTGGACACGTGCATATCGATTACAACTGCGTGCCGAGTGTGGTTTACACGCATCCCGAGGTGGCCTGGGTTGGCAAGAACGAAGAGGAACTGAAGGCGGAAGGTGTTGCGTACAATGTAGGCAAGTTCCCGTTCGCGGCAAACTCGCGTGCCAAGACCAACAATGAAACCGATGGTTTCGTGAAGGTGCTGGCGGACAAGCAGACCGACCGCGTGCTCGGCGTACATATCATTGGACCG gcCGCCGGTGAACTGATTAATGAATCTGTCCTCGCCATGGAGTACGGTGCTTCGGCGGAGGATGTTGCCCGCGTTTGCCACGCCCATCCAACCTGCGCAGAGGCTCTCCGGGAGGCGCATACGGCCGCCAGCTTTGGCAAGCCGATtaacttttaa